The following are encoded in a window of Amycolatopsis lexingtonensis genomic DNA:
- a CDS encoding LLM class F420-dependent oxidoreductase has protein sequence MTGDFRFGVNMIVPDSRAAWVEKCRKVEDLGYDVLSAADHLGMAPPFPALVLAGEVTSRVKLNTFVLNTPFYNPVLLARDVTGTDQFTDGRLELGLGAGYVKAEFEAAGMPFPSARERVDHLERSILELKRLYADPEHKPAPTRPEGPPLLLAGRGDRILTLAAEHADIIGFTGTAKTPDGTAPAPASAEDIEERIEFVRAKLGGRAAEFNLLCHFVNITEDRAGALEELAKRTQGALSADQLAEVPTALIGSPAQVAEQLHAHRERFGLTYYTVLEHNLEQFAPVLEALR, from the coding sequence ATGACTGGGGATTTCCGTTTCGGCGTCAACATGATCGTGCCCGACAGCCGCGCCGCGTGGGTCGAGAAGTGCCGCAAGGTCGAGGACCTGGGCTACGACGTCCTTTCGGCGGCCGACCACCTGGGCATGGCCCCGCCGTTCCCGGCGCTGGTGCTGGCCGGTGAGGTCACTTCGCGCGTCAAGCTGAACACCTTCGTGCTCAACACGCCGTTCTACAACCCGGTGCTGCTCGCCCGGGACGTCACGGGCACCGACCAGTTCACCGACGGACGCCTCGAGCTGGGGCTCGGCGCCGGGTACGTGAAGGCGGAGTTCGAGGCCGCCGGGATGCCGTTCCCGTCCGCTCGCGAGCGCGTCGACCACCTCGAACGGTCCATCCTCGAACTCAAGCGGCTGTACGCCGACCCGGAACACAAACCCGCGCCGACGCGGCCGGAAGGACCGCCGCTGCTGCTCGCCGGCCGCGGCGACCGGATCCTGACCCTCGCCGCCGAGCACGCCGACATCATCGGCTTCACCGGCACCGCCAAGACGCCGGACGGCACCGCGCCGGCCCCGGCGAGCGCCGAGGACATCGAGGAGCGCATCGAGTTCGTCCGGGCGAAGCTCGGCGGTCGTGCGGCCGAGTTCAACCTGCTCTGCCACTTCGTGAACATCACCGAAGACCGCGCCGGCGCGCTCGAGGAGCTGGCGAAGCGCACGCAGGGTGCCTTGAGCGCCGACCAGCTCGCCGAAGTCCCGACCGCGCTGATCGGCTCGCCCGCCCAGGTCGCGGAGCAGCTCCACGCGCACCGCGAGCGGTTCGGGCTGACCTACTACACCGTCCTGGAGCACAACCTGGAGCAGTTCGCCCCGGTGCTCGAAGCGCTCCGATGA
- a CDS encoding ABC transporter ATP-binding protein, with protein MIDATALGVRAGEHWLFDDLDFSVDPGECAAIVGPNGVGKSTLMRCLYGMQQPQRGRVLVDRKVPDERDVEFRRKVSVLFDDSDFFAELTPLQHLELQAGSFGADLGDHEELLRDAGLGERMRVTAGHFSAGQRRRLLLLGVTARPHRVLLLDEPERALDAAGKDWLVEVIARSTAAGAAVVVATHHPPLLEAADSVLELW; from the coding sequence ATGATCGACGCGACGGCGCTCGGCGTCCGGGCCGGCGAGCACTGGCTGTTCGACGACCTGGACTTCTCCGTCGACCCCGGCGAGTGCGCCGCGATCGTCGGGCCGAACGGAGTCGGCAAGTCGACCCTGATGCGGTGCCTCTACGGGATGCAGCAGCCGCAGCGGGGCCGCGTGCTGGTCGACCGCAAGGTGCCGGACGAGCGGGACGTCGAGTTCCGGCGCAAGGTGTCGGTGCTCTTCGACGACTCCGACTTCTTCGCGGAGCTGACGCCGTTGCAGCACCTCGAGCTCCAGGCCGGCTCGTTCGGCGCCGACCTCGGCGACCACGAGGAGCTGCTGCGCGACGCGGGGCTCGGGGAACGCATGCGCGTCACGGCCGGGCACTTCTCCGCGGGCCAGCGCCGTCGCCTGCTGCTGCTCGGCGTCACCGCGCGCCCGCACCGCGTGCTGCTGCTCGACGAGCCGGAACGCGCGCTGGACGCGGCGGGCAAGGACTGGCTGGTCGAGGTGATCGCCCGCTCGACGGCGGCCGGCGCCGCGGTCGTGGTGGCGACCCACCACCCGCCGCTGCTCGAAGCCGCGGACAGCGTCCTCGAACTGTGGTGA
- a CDS encoding EndoU domain-containing protein, with translation MGGGHAPGVGRRATSEFPAGWSDEQIISVVKDVANDPSEARRRQQNGRWRCAGERFNVHLIVLVEENGHVHTAYPVAGPGVIRNPDAARDPANPTVADLQGNRISFFSDSILTSLADRLSPEDYTHYRTLLWSGEWEELADVLAAHAVKLGFGFSADEFSDFEKLLNSYDLPVAGCAFLNDREHILNQLRPV, from the coding sequence GTGGGCGGCGGACACGCACCGGGCGTCGGGCGGCGGGCGACCAGCGAGTTCCCGGCCGGCTGGAGCGACGAGCAGATCATCTCGGTCGTCAAGGACGTCGCGAACGACCCCAGCGAGGCCCGGCGGCGGCAGCAGAACGGCCGGTGGCGCTGTGCCGGGGAGCGGTTCAACGTCCACCTGATCGTCCTGGTCGAAGAGAACGGGCACGTGCACACCGCCTACCCGGTGGCAGGCCCCGGCGTGATCCGCAACCCGGACGCGGCCCGCGACCCGGCGAACCCGACGGTCGCCGACCTGCAGGGCAACCGCATCAGCTTCTTCTCCGACAGCATCCTGACCAGCCTCGCCGACCGGCTCTCCCCCGAGGACTACACGCACTACCGGACGCTGCTGTGGTCCGGCGAGTGGGAGGAACTGGCGGACGTGCTGGCCGCGCACGCGGTCAAGCTGGGCTTCGGCTTCTCGGCGGACGAGTTCTCCGACTTCGAGAAGCTGCTCAACAGCTACGACCTGCCGGTGGCGGGCTGCGCGTTCCTCAACGACCGCGAGCACATCCTGAACCAGCTGCGCCCGGTCTAA
- a CDS encoding helix-turn-helix domain-containing protein — translation MVRVPLTNDERERGERLGQALRTARAGRSMVDVAAEAGISVETLRKIETGRIPTPAFFTVTAIADAVGLPLDELRAAVEPAGSPSLSQAS, via the coding sequence ATGGTTCGAGTACCGCTGACAAACGACGAGCGCGAACGGGGCGAACGCCTCGGCCAGGCGCTGCGGACGGCGCGGGCCGGCCGGAGCATGGTGGACGTCGCCGCCGAAGCCGGGATCTCGGTCGAGACGCTCAGGAAGATCGAAACCGGGCGGATCCCCACGCCGGCGTTCTTCACGGTCACGGCCATCGCCGACGCCGTGGGCCTGCCGCTGGACGAGCTGCGCGCGGCGGTCGAACCAGCCGGGTCGCCGTCGCTCAGCCAGGCGAGTTAG